The following are encoded together in the Phaseolus vulgaris cultivar G19833 chromosome 9, P. vulgaris v2.0, whole genome shotgun sequence genome:
- the LOC137821774 gene encoding elongation factor Tu, chloroplastic: MALSSATASSKLILFPHASSSSPSSSSSPSSSSLNSTPFRSTTTTTHKLTPLSSSFLHPTTILRRTPSTTTHRRQFTVRAARGKFERKKPHVNIGTIGHVDHGKTTLTAALTMALAALGNSAPKKYDEIDAAPEERARGITINTATVEYETENRHYAHVDCPGHADYVKNMITGAAQMDGAILVVSGADGPMPQTKEHILLAKQVGVPNVVVFLNKQDQVDDEELLQLVDLEVRELLSSYEFPGDDIPIISGSALLALEALMENPGIKRGDNEWVDKIYKLMDEVDSYIPIPQRQTDLPFLLAVEDVFTITGRGTVATGRVERGTIKVGETVDLVGLRETRNTTVTGVEMFQKILDEALAGDNVGLLLRGIQKMDIQRGMVLAKPGSITPHTKFEAIVYVLKKEEGGRHSPFFPGYRPQFYMRTTDVTGKVTSIMNDKDEESKMVMPGDRVKIIVELIVPVACEQGMRFAIREGGKTVGAGVIQSIIE, from the coding sequence ATGGCTCTTTCTTCAGCAACAGCTTCCTCCAAACTCATACTCTTCCCACAtgcatcttcttcttctccttcttcttcttcttctccttcatcCTCGTCTCTAAATTCCACACCCTTCCGTTCCACCACCACCACTACCCATAAACTAACCCCTCTCTCCTCCTCCTTCCTCCACCCCACCACCATCCTCCGCCGCACCCCCTCTACCACAACCCACCGCCGCCAATTCACCGTCCGCGCCGCGCGCGGCAAGTTCGAGCGCAAGAAGCCCCACGTGAACATTGGCACCATCGGGCACGTGGACCACGGCAAGACTACCCTCACCGCCGCCCTCACCATGGCTCTCGCCGCCCTTGGCAACAGCGCCCCGAAGAAATACGACGAGATCGACGCGGCCCCGGAGGAGCGCGCCCGCGGCATCACCATCAACACCGCCACCGTCGAATACGAAACCGAAAACCGCCACTACGCCCACGTGGACTGTCCCGGCCACGCCGACTACGTCAAGAACATGATCACCGGCGCTGCCCAGATGGACGGCGCCATCCTGGTGGTCTCCGGCGCCGACGGCCCCATGCCCCAAACGAAAGAACACATCTTGTTAGCAAAACAAGTGGGCGTGCCGAACGTGGTGGTCTTCCTGAACAAACAGGACCAAGTCGACGATGAAGAACTCCTCCAATTGGTCGACCTCGAAGTCCGCGAGCTTCTCTCCTCCTACGAGTTCCCCGGCGACGACATCCCCATCATCTCGGGTTCCGCGCTCTTAGCCCTGGAAGCTCTCATGGAGAACCCTGGAATCAAACGCGGCGACAACGAATGGGTCGATAAAATCTACAAACTCATGGACGAAGTGGACAGCTACATTCCCATTCCGCAGCGCCAAACCGATCTCCCTTTCCTTCTCGCCGTGGAAGACGTTTTCACAATAACAGGGCGTGGCACAGTCGCGACGGGGCGAGTGGAGCGTGGGACGATCAAAGTTGGTGAAACCGTTGACCTTGTAGGCTTGAGGGAAACGAGGAACACGACCGTCACCGGCGTGGAGATGTTCCAGAAGATTCTGGACGAGGCGTTGGCGGGGGACAACGTGGGGCTGTTGCTGAGAGGGATTCAGAAGATGGATATTCAGAGAGGAATGGTTCTGGCGAAGCCTGGGAGCATTACGCCGCACACCAAGTTCGAGGCCATTGTTTATGTTTTGAAGAAGGAGGAAGGTGGGAGGCACTCGCCTTTCTTTCCAGGGTACAGGCCTCAGTTTTACATGAGAACCACCGACGTGACGGGAAAGGTGACCTCCATCATGAACGACAAGGACGAGGAGTCCAAGATGGTGATGCCTGGTGACCGTGTTAAGATTATCGTCGAGCTCATTGTGCCTGTCGCCTGCGAACAGGGAATGAGGTTCGCCATTAGAGAAGGAGGGAAGACCGTTGGTGCTGGTGTTATCCAATCCATTATCGAGTGA
- the LOC137821775 gene encoding protein DEHYDRATION-INDUCED 19 homolog 6-like isoform X2, giving the protein MTKECDSSEEEQPQVAALRRNLEKLNFEMNSVNEGIQSYILGRRMNGSWGPSRYLIGGEENVSESDDGDEDDDAKSLFQCPFCDFEFDFSSVRARLEEEGYYDLKDMTCPLCDENLGEGAIKVAQNSSKRSWKSDKSSISSGDSVVFDKKLPARGRHEPVPDPLLSPFVRNVSLFPNSSGIQPGEGFSSSASDISNGKGSGTDSGDEEDSEERRQKVSFVQELVFSTLF; this is encoded by the exons ATGACGAAGGAGTGTGATTCCTCAGAGGAAGAACAGCCTCAAGTTGCTGCTTTGAGGAGGAATCTAGAAAAGTTGAATTTTGAAATGAACAGCGTCAATGAAGGAATTCAGTCGTATATACTGGGGCGGAGAATGAATGGATCTTGGGGGCCTTCACGATATTTAATTGGGGGGGAGGAGAATGTTTCTGAGTCTGATGATGGAG ATGAGGATGATGATGCAAAATCTCTTTTTCAGTGTCCTTTCTGTGACTTTGAGTTTGATTTTTCTTCAGTCCGTGCTCGTTTGGAAGAGGAGGGTTACTATGACCTAAAAGATATG ACCTGTCCTCTGTGTGACGAAAATTTAGGGGAGGGTGCAATCAAGGTTGCACAGAATTCAAGTAAG AGATCTTGGAAGTCTGACAAATCTAGCATCTCGTCGGGTGATTCCGTAGTGTTTGACAAGAAACTTCCTGCCAGAGGAAGACATGAACCGGTGCCTGATCCACTTTTGTCACCATTTGTTCGCAATGTGTCTCTTTTTCCAAACTCCAGTGGTATACAACCTGGTGAAGGTTTCTCCAGCAGTGCCTCAGACATTTCCAATGGAAAGGG CTCTGGGACAGACTCGGGTGATGAAGAGGatagtgaagagagaaggcAGAAGGTATCTTTTGTTCAAGAGTTGGTATTTTCAACTTTATTCTAG
- the LOC137821775 gene encoding protein DEHYDRATION-INDUCED 19 homolog 6-like isoform X1 — MDFDFRASTIHSSNHFPSLHASRLLSDKYSMLNYTDEDDDAKSLFQCPFCDFEFDFSSVRARLEEEGYYDLKDMTCPLCDENLGEGAIKVAQNSSKRSWKSDKSSISSGDSVVFDKKLPARGRHEPVPDPLLSPFVRNVSLFPNSSGIQPGEGFSSSASDISNGKGSGTDSGDEEDSEERRQKVSFVQELVFSTLF; from the exons ATGGACTTCGACTTCAGGGCTTCCACTATTCATTCCTCCAATCACTTCCCCTCTCTCCATGCTTCTCGCCTTCTCTCAG ATAAATATTCAATGCTCAATTATACAGATGAGGATGATGATGCAAAATCTCTTTTTCAGTGTCCTTTCTGTGACTTTGAGTTTGATTTTTCTTCAGTCCGTGCTCGTTTGGAAGAGGAGGGTTACTATGACCTAAAAGATATG ACCTGTCCTCTGTGTGACGAAAATTTAGGGGAGGGTGCAATCAAGGTTGCACAGAATTCAAGTAAG AGATCTTGGAAGTCTGACAAATCTAGCATCTCGTCGGGTGATTCCGTAGTGTTTGACAAGAAACTTCCTGCCAGAGGAAGACATGAACCGGTGCCTGATCCACTTTTGTCACCATTTGTTCGCAATGTGTCTCTTTTTCCAAACTCCAGTGGTATACAACCTGGTGAAGGTTTCTCCAGCAGTGCCTCAGACATTTCCAATGGAAAGGG CTCTGGGACAGACTCGGGTGATGAAGAGGatagtgaagagagaaggcAGAAGGTATCTTTTGTTCAAGAGTTGGTATTTTCAACTTTATTCTAG